In Paenibacillus kyungheensis, the following are encoded in one genomic region:
- a CDS encoding DNA polymerase IV encodes MRHHANYYPAKGRVILHVDMNAFYCSVHTAEEPEKYQGKPTAVAGSVELRKGIVVTSSYEARKRGVKTGMLVREALQKCPNLILISPDFYLYKQYSMAFMNIAYSYTPMLQATSIDECYLDITGSSQFGTPPQIAEQLQQRIWEELHLPCSIGIAPNKLLAKMASDMKKPKGISILRIRDMPKLLWDKPCGQLFGIGGKTSAKLVDMGIRTIGQLAAADEARLTARFGVMGSWLKQAANGIDHSPVEIDREVSKSIGHTTTLPADIQDRDDIRRVMLNLSDQVCRRLRRQKLIAQTIQITIRTPDMKTITRSKSLAVPTETADEVYREACALYDRHWEDRAPVRLLGVALQNLQPKEEAALQMDLFDYNRQPVKEQLNEVMDKLRDKFGESAILTAGMLGNDPSVLIRNHKIRGTSLQKDGMILPGMEE; translated from the coding sequence TTGAGGCACCATGCCAATTACTACCCTGCCAAAGGAAGAGTCATTTTGCATGTAGATATGAATGCTTTTTATTGTTCTGTTCATACAGCAGAAGAACCGGAAAAATATCAAGGCAAGCCCACAGCTGTCGCAGGTAGTGTTGAACTGCGCAAAGGAATTGTGGTTACTTCTTCTTACGAAGCGAGAAAGCGTGGCGTGAAAACAGGCATGTTGGTTAGAGAAGCATTGCAGAAATGTCCGAATCTGATCTTAATTTCGCCTGACTTTTATTTATACAAACAATACTCAATGGCATTCATGAATATTGCGTATAGTTACACACCGATGTTGCAAGCAACGTCAATTGATGAATGCTACTTGGATATCACAGGTTCAAGTCAATTTGGCACACCACCTCAGATTGCGGAACAGTTGCAACAACGGATCTGGGAAGAGTTACATTTACCTTGTTCGATAGGAATTGCGCCTAATAAATTACTAGCAAAAATGGCTTCAGATATGAAAAAACCTAAAGGTATTTCGATATTGCGTATACGAGATATGCCCAAGTTATTATGGGATAAGCCATGCGGACAATTGTTTGGAATCGGCGGGAAAACATCTGCCAAATTAGTAGATATGGGCATTCGCACGATAGGGCAACTTGCAGCAGCAGATGAAGCTAGATTAACAGCTAGATTTGGTGTAATGGGAAGCTGGCTCAAGCAAGCGGCAAATGGTATAGATCATTCGCCTGTAGAGATTGATCGGGAAGTCAGTAAGTCGATAGGGCATACTACAACATTGCCTGCTGATATTCAAGATCGTGACGATATTAGAAGAGTGATGCTTAATCTAAGCGATCAAGTATGTCGCCGATTGCGTCGTCAGAAATTAATCGCTCAGACGATTCAGATTACGATTCGCACACCTGATATGAAAACAATCACTCGCTCCAAGTCACTAGCTGTTCCTACAGAAACGGCGGATGAAGTGTATCGTGAAGCTTGTGCACTATATGATCGTCATTGGGAAGATCGTGCGCCTGTTCGATTATTAGGAGTGGCTCTTCAGAATTTGCAGCCCAAAGAAGAAGCTGCTTTGCAAATGGACTTGTTTGATTATAATCGTCAGCCAGTCAAAGAGCAGTTAAATGAAGTAATGGATAAGTTACGCGATAAATTTGGTGAAAGTGCGATACTAACAGCAGGTATGTTAGGCAATGATCCTTCAGTCCTGATTCGTAATCACAAAATTAGAGGTACTTCATTGCAAAAAGATGGTATGATTTTGCCGGGCATGGAAGAATAA
- a CDS encoding ferredoxin, which translates to MGKYSWVDKDTCIACGACGATAPDIYDYDDEGLAEVIYEGDANRGIMAIPDDMFDDLQDACDGCPTDSIKIADEPFAQAE; encoded by the coding sequence ATGGGGAAATATAGTTGGGTTGACAAAGATACATGTATCGCTTGTGGTGCTTGTGGAGCAACAGCTCCAGACATTTATGATTATGATGATGAAGGTTTGGCTGAAGTGATTTATGAAGGTGACGCTAACCGCGGTATTATGGCAATTCCAGACGATATGTTTGATGATTTGCAAGATGCTTGTGACGGTTGCCCTACAGATTCAATTAAAATTGCTGATGAGCCTTTCGCTCAAGCTGAATAA
- a CDS encoding L,D-transpeptidase, which yields MKNLLYLKRYVKMHPNNRMGWYLLGKEYESDGQMGKANYCYNKAGDVYEAFEHSKVPADILKDYEAKLMEMAEKRDRKIRRWRYSVFAILLLFLITLRSVEAPHATDQTLADRSSQHITKPPTKVASATSKKKPADTFKGYSAPLSFTAEASLNNTNASLSAVSKYMRQQMLKTAPQVAAVLGMEKQDDWLLWTPNMPVLYTMAATDQPGQIDLQSYDPKACQCKPGELDHYPNESAAWVQQQEQLVVMRTAMINYITAKGNLPEQMNQLEAPFPGNWLAGNSDTMNQTFTALKKLQSSGSQSTDDSGNTIGDEAFSSTLGNHPYFTKPLEVIVDKQKHRLAIVSGSIILRNYEVGLGGSKTPEGTFQVSIKVMNPNGKADGEFGSRGMQLSDTNYAIHGTNDPDSVGQDESLGCVRMDQADVEELFDMIPLGTKVTIASNVLPGDTSVPSVRFQTKRTQDQTDPSRHYHWLN from the coding sequence ATGAAAAATCTACTCTATCTAAAGCGTTATGTGAAAATGCACCCCAACAACAGAATGGGCTGGTACTTGCTTGGCAAAGAATATGAATCCGATGGACAAATGGGTAAAGCTAATTACTGTTACAACAAAGCTGGAGATGTATATGAAGCTTTTGAACATAGTAAAGTGCCTGCGGATATTTTGAAAGATTACGAAGCCAAGCTTATGGAAATGGCTGAAAAAAGAGATCGCAAAATTCGTCGTTGGCGATACAGTGTGTTTGCTATATTATTACTGTTTTTAATCACGTTGCGTTCTGTAGAAGCTCCTCATGCTACAGATCAGACGCTTGCAGATCGTTCTTCTCAACATATCACCAAGCCACCGACCAAAGTAGCATCAGCTACTTCAAAAAAGAAACCAGCAGATACGTTCAAAGGATACTCGGCTCCACTTAGCTTTACAGCAGAAGCTTCGCTAAACAATACCAATGCTTCATTGTCTGCCGTTTCTAAATATATGCGACAACAAATGTTAAAAACAGCCCCACAAGTTGCAGCAGTATTAGGTATGGAAAAGCAAGACGATTGGCTATTATGGACACCGAATATGCCTGTCTTGTATACGATGGCAGCCACCGATCAGCCCGGACAGATCGATCTTCAATCGTATGATCCCAAAGCATGTCAGTGTAAACCCGGAGAGTTGGATCATTATCCAAATGAATCGGCGGCTTGGGTACAGCAACAAGAGCAGTTGGTTGTAATGAGAACAGCGATGATCAATTATATAACTGCCAAAGGAAATCTTCCAGAGCAAATGAATCAGTTGGAAGCGCCTTTTCCAGGCAATTGGTTAGCAGGTAATTCGGATACGATGAACCAGACGTTTACCGCTTTAAAGAAGCTACAGAGCAGTGGCAGTCAAAGTACTGACGATAGCGGCAATACAATCGGAGACGAAGCATTCTCATCTACACTCGGGAATCATCCTTATTTTACAAAACCACTTGAAGTGATTGTCGATAAACAAAAGCATCGTTTAGCTATAGTTAGTGGATCGATTATTTTACGTAACTATGAAGTAGGGCTTGGTGGAAGTAAAACGCCCGAGGGTACTTTCCAAGTATCAATTAAAGTGATGAATCCAAATGGCAAAGCTGATGGAGAATTTGGCAGTCGGGGTATGCAGTTATCGGATACGAATTATGCTATTCATGGTACCAATGATCCTGATAGTGTAGGTCAAGATGAATCATTAGGATGCGTGCGGATGGATCAAGCCGATGTGGAGGAATTATTTGATATGATTCCGTTAGGAACAAAAGTAACCATTGCCAGTAATGTATTGCCAGGAGACACTTCTGTTCCCTCTGTGCGATTCCAGACAAAACGTACACAAGATCAGACAGATCCTTCACGTCATTATCACTGGTTAAATTAG
- a CDS encoding quinone-dependent dihydroorotate dehydrogenase — MLYRNVFKPMLFRMDPEKAHHMVIGGLGAGVRIPGTLAAMKSMYGVKSTPDMTTELFGLSFPSPVGLAAGLDKNAQAVPGLSASGFGFMEVGTVTPKAQSGNELPRLFRLPSDGALVNRMGFNNEGAAAMAGRLRSLSSRPIPIAVNIGKNKVTANADAASDYETCIRTLYRYADFFVVNISSPNTPDLRNLQHGDELKDLLRLVMGEMKRQAKQNGISKSVLVKIAPDVNDNELEHMVDTIAASGVAGLIATNTTLSRDGLTHQHASEAGGLSGRPLTKRSTEIISQVYRQTEGKLPIIGCGGIFSGQDAYEKIRAGSSLVEIYTSFIYEGPEVTRKIHMDIRERMLRDGFTHISQAVGADHH; from the coding sequence TTGCTTTACCGCAATGTTTTCAAACCTATGTTATTTCGGATGGATCCGGAAAAAGCACATCACATGGTTATTGGAGGTCTGGGCGCGGGGGTGCGTATACCAGGCACATTAGCTGCGATGAAGTCGATGTATGGAGTGAAAAGTACACCCGATATGACGACTGAATTGTTTGGACTTTCATTTCCGAGTCCTGTTGGTCTTGCAGCAGGACTCGACAAAAATGCTCAGGCAGTTCCAGGATTGTCTGCGTCAGGCTTTGGATTTATGGAAGTCGGAACAGTAACGCCCAAAGCACAATCCGGTAATGAATTGCCACGTTTGTTTCGTTTGCCTTCAGATGGAGCGCTTGTGAATCGAATGGGCTTCAATAATGAAGGGGCAGCTGCTATGGCGGGAAGATTACGTTCGTTATCTTCTAGACCTATTCCTATAGCAGTCAATATCGGTAAAAATAAAGTCACTGCAAATGCGGATGCAGCTAGCGATTATGAGACTTGTATTCGCACATTGTATCGATACGCTGATTTTTTTGTAGTGAATATCAGTTCACCTAACACACCTGATCTGCGTAACTTGCAACATGGTGATGAATTGAAAGATTTGCTTAGACTGGTAATGGGTGAAATGAAGCGCCAGGCGAAGCAAAATGGCATTTCCAAATCTGTACTGGTCAAAATTGCACCGGATGTCAATGATAATGAACTTGAACATATGGTCGATACGATCGCTGCAAGTGGAGTAGCGGGACTGATTGCTACCAATACCACATTATCCCGCGATGGATTAACTCATCAGCATGCAAGTGAAGCTGGTGGATTAAGTGGTAGACCACTCACCAAGAGATCGACAGAGATTATTTCTCAAGTCTATCGTCAAACAGAAGGTAAACTGCCTATTATCGGTTGTGGAGGAATTTTTTCGGGACAGGATGCTTATGAGAAAATTAGAGCAGGTTCAAGTCTGGTCGAAATCTATACTTCATTTATCTATGAAGGACCGGAAGTGACCCGGAAGATACATATGGATATCCGGGAGCGTATGCTGCGTGACGGATTCACACACATTTCCCAGGCAGTGGGAGCAGATCATCATTAA
- a CDS encoding GTP pyrophosphokinase produces the protein MDGRDWGLFLLPYEQAVEELKVKFKTMRAELKKRQEYAPIEFVTGRVKKISSILDKAKRLDVPMDQLETGIEDIAGIRIMCQFVEDIRWVAQYVRSRKDLTVLYEKDYITNFKDSGYRSFHMIAEYPVQTAFGQKMVLAEIQIRTLAMNFWATIEHSLNYKYHNSLPDDIRSRLKTAAEAAMVLDNEMSSIREDILSAQKSFEDDSSIVHRILTDIHKLYFFHLIVEAIDFRRRFDELWQEHDFEGLKELSSDIKAMLRAESVKVSGEEDESQF, from the coding sequence ATGGACGGAAGAGACTGGGGATTATTCTTGCTTCCCTATGAGCAAGCGGTTGAAGAATTAAAGGTCAAGTTCAAAACAATGCGTGCAGAACTGAAAAAACGTCAGGAGTATGCACCGATTGAATTTGTAACCGGTCGTGTCAAAAAGATATCGAGTATTCTGGATAAAGCCAAACGTCTAGACGTACCGATGGATCAGCTTGAAACTGGAATCGAGGATATCGCTGGCATCCGTATCATGTGCCAATTTGTAGAAGATATTCGTTGGGTTGCCCAGTATGTACGTTCTCGCAAAGATTTAACAGTGTTATACGAGAAAGATTATATTACTAATTTCAAAGATAGCGGATACCGTAGCTTCCATATGATTGCTGAATATCCGGTACAGACCGCTTTTGGACAAAAAATGGTGCTTGCTGAAATTCAGATTCGTACACTGGCTATGAATTTCTGGGCAACGATTGAACACTCTTTAAATTATAAATACCACAATAGTCTACCTGATGATATTCGGAGCCGACTCAAAACGGCTGCGGAAGCAGCGATGGTGCTTGATAATGAAATGTCCAGTATTCGTGAAGACATTTTATCAGCACAGAAGAGCTTCGAAGACGATTCCAGTATCGTCCATCGGATTCTGACCGATATCCATAAGCTATATTTTTTCCATCTGATTGTAGAAGCGATCGACTTCCGCAGGCGATTTGATGAATTATGGCAAGAACATGACTTTGAAGGGCTCAAAGAATTATCCAGCGATATCAAAGCCATGCTTCGAGCAGAGTCTGTCAAAGTAAGTGGAGAAGAAGATGAAAGCCAATTTTGA
- a CDS encoding DUF309 domain-containing protein, with protein MKANFEPLYVAYLVYFNRDRDYFECHEVLEELWLEKEREPVYQGLLQIAVALFHFRNGTVNHTYNKIAGAIKMMKSSYRKLLPYQHHALGINMEKLMADVRLYIERLEHYQERPFDFYDLNIEITDPLLQKEVAQAYQTIQPNLPMRMGYERGPKSKEL; from the coding sequence ATGAAAGCCAATTTTGAGCCACTGTATGTAGCGTATCTGGTCTACTTTAATCGGGATCGTGATTACTTTGAATGTCATGAAGTGCTGGAAGAGTTGTGGCTGGAAAAAGAGCGAGAACCGGTATATCAAGGATTGCTACAAATTGCAGTAGCCCTATTTCACTTCCGTAATGGAACAGTGAATCATACGTATAACAAAATCGCTGGTGCGATCAAGATGATGAAAAGCAGTTATCGTAAGTTACTGCCTTATCAACATCATGCACTAGGGATAAATATGGAAAAGCTAATGGCAGATGTGAGATTGTATATCGAGCGACTAGAACATTATCAAGAACGACCTTTTGATTTCTATGACCTTAATATCGAGATCACTGATCCGTTATTACAAAAAGAAGTAGCTCAAGCGTATCAGACTATTCAACCGAATCTACCGATGCGCATGGGCTACGAACGAGGTCCCAAATCAAAAGAACTCTAG
- a CDS encoding RsmF rRNA methyltransferase first C-terminal domain-containing protein produces the protein MALQLPPLFVQRMQDLLGDEFQSFIDSYQESPHAGIRINTLKITDQDFQHITPFALRSIPWCPTGYYVEEGTRPGKHPYYHAGLYYIQEPSAMAPVEALDVQPGDRVLDLCAAPGGKSTQIAAALRGQGILVTNDISADRTKALAKNMELYGVRNAVVLNETPEHIAEQFAGFFNKILVDAPCSGEGMFRKDEDMARQWANHSVERCAIMQQDILNIVAKMLAPGGRIVYSTCTFAPEENERSIAVFLDQHADFQVTTPRQAEHFATGHSDWAHQVEQELQVGTSVLSGTALDVDSDTPYQSVSTASLEQTAKSARLWPHRIEGEGHYICVLDHQGVTEELEENHLIQVTQSSTFSKAYTDKPKRADKRQSAKDQQDWKSDRRSGKKGKERRLDSKASSADQHESLSMIEVIEEFTARELQLEWSQNWIHFGGRIYQSPITEEQLKGLKVVRPGWFVGTIKNGRFTPSHALATALQPVEAKRCIQLQSHSAEAISYLKGETLTIDAERVERNADTLPKGYVLVCIDGYSVGWGKWLDGMLKNEYPAGWRWT, from the coding sequence ATGGCTTTGCAACTCCCGCCGCTATTTGTGCAGCGGATGCAAGATTTGCTCGGTGATGAATTCCAGTCTTTTATAGACAGCTATCAAGAATCTCCCCATGCAGGTATACGCATCAATACACTCAAAATCACCGATCAGGATTTTCAACATATAACGCCATTTGCGTTGCGTTCGATCCCATGGTGTCCTACCGGATATTATGTAGAAGAAGGCACACGCCCGGGCAAACATCCTTATTACCATGCAGGACTTTATTATATTCAAGAACCTAGTGCGATGGCTCCTGTAGAAGCGTTAGACGTACAACCTGGTGATCGGGTACTTGATCTATGTGCGGCGCCTGGAGGCAAGTCTACACAGATTGCAGCGGCTCTACGTGGTCAAGGAATATTGGTCACCAATGATATCAGCGCAGATCGTACCAAAGCACTTGCTAAAAATATGGAATTATACGGTGTACGTAACGCAGTCGTATTGAATGAAACGCCAGAGCATATCGCAGAGCAGTTTGCAGGATTTTTTAATAAAATATTAGTCGATGCTCCTTGTTCAGGTGAAGGTATGTTCCGCAAAGATGAAGATATGGCACGCCAATGGGCGAATCATTCAGTCGAACGCTGTGCGATTATGCAACAAGATATTCTGAATATTGTCGCCAAAATGCTAGCCCCGGGCGGACGCATCGTATACTCTACCTGTACATTTGCTCCAGAAGAAAATGAGCGCAGTATCGCTGTATTTCTAGATCAGCATGCTGACTTTCAAGTGACTACACCGCGACAAGCAGAACATTTTGCAACCGGTCATAGCGATTGGGCACATCAAGTAGAACAGGAATTACAAGTAGGAACCTCAGTATTGAGCGGAACAGCTTTAGATGTTGATAGCGATACTCCGTATCAATCGGTCTCAACAGCTTCACTAGAACAGACTGCCAAAAGCGCTAGACTATGGCCTCACCGTATTGAAGGAGAAGGTCATTATATCTGTGTACTGGATCATCAGGGAGTAACGGAAGAGTTGGAAGAGAATCATTTGATACAAGTAACACAATCATCTACATTTTCCAAAGCGTACACTGACAAACCCAAACGTGCAGATAAACGCCAATCTGCTAAAGATCAACAAGATTGGAAAAGCGACCGCCGTTCAGGTAAAAAAGGCAAAGAACGTCGTTTGGATAGCAAAGCTTCATCTGCCGATCAGCATGAATCTTTATCTATGATTGAAGTGATCGAAGAATTTACTGCACGTGAACTACAATTGGAATGGTCGCAAAACTGGATTCATTTCGGTGGACGTATCTATCAATCGCCGATTACAGAAGAGCAACTCAAAGGTCTTAAAGTAGTACGCCCGGGTTGGTTTGTAGGTACGATAAAGAATGGACGTTTCACCCCATCGCATGCGCTTGCTACCGCATTGCAACCTGTAGAAGCGAAGCGCTGTATTCAACTGCAATCTCATTCAGCCGAAGCGATTTCTTATTTAAAAGGGGAAACGTTAACGATAGATGCCGAGCGAGTAGAACGGAATGCAGATACTTTGCCCAAAGGATACGTACTGGTATGTATAGACGGTTATTCCGTCGGATGGGGCAAATGGCTAGATGGTATGCTTAAAAATGAATACCCAGCAGGATGGAGATGGACATAA
- a CDS encoding pseudouridine synthase: MDIKVMKKTVKKQRVDKILGNLGYGTRSELKRAAKQGRIKVNDEVIKDSGLQIDPYQEKLEFDGEQVNYREYIYLLMNKPQGVISATEDRHDSTVVDLLDIEYQVFEPFPVGRLDKDTEGLLLITNDGRLAHELLSPRKHVPKTYEADVLGEVTEEDIVQFSKGVTLEDGYVTLPAELQILNHTPSPEGTMSQIRLTISEGKFHQVKRMFESVGKKVTFLKRVSMGALQLDPTLPTGEYRELTAEELVQIGRGTE, encoded by the coding sequence ATGGACATAAAGGTTATGAAGAAAACAGTCAAAAAACAACGTGTCGATAAAATATTAGGAAATCTAGGTTACGGTACACGAAGCGAACTCAAACGTGCAGCCAAGCAAGGACGAATCAAAGTCAATGATGAAGTTATCAAAGACAGCGGACTACAGATCGACCCTTATCAAGAAAAGCTAGAATTTGACGGAGAACAGGTGAATTACCGGGAATATATTTATTTGCTGATGAACAAACCGCAAGGGGTAATCTCAGCTACTGAAGATCGTCATGACTCTACGGTGGTGGATTTATTGGATATCGAATATCAGGTATTTGAACCGTTCCCTGTAGGTCGGTTGGATAAAGACACCGAAGGATTGCTACTCATCACCAACGATGGTCGATTAGCACATGAACTGTTATCACCACGCAAACATGTACCCAAAACATACGAAGCCGATGTACTCGGAGAAGTGACTGAAGAGGATATCGTTCAATTTAGTAAAGGCGTTACGCTAGAAGACGGATATGTAACATTACCGGCTGAATTACAAATTCTTAATCATACACCAAGTCCAGAAGGAACCATGTCCCAGATTCGTCTCACCATATCGGAAGGCAAATTCCATCAAGTAAAACGAATGTTTGAATCTGTGGGCAAAAAAGTAACCTTCCTCAAGCGTGTCTCTATGGGTGCTTTGCAACTAGATCCAACTTTGCCAACTGGAGAATACCGCGAATTGACTGCTGAAGAACTGGTTCAGATTGGGCGAGGAACTGAATAA
- a CDS encoding Cof-type HAD-IIB family hydrolase produces MTYRLIALDMDGTLLNDQHEISPQTAASIKQVAAQGVEIVFCTGRTPINSIPYMEQLGLHEDGYVIVHNGAATVHAGTREIVHQFPLAAQGLDPYIQYCQQHHIHFDINTAFGLYVDSIDQLQADAGKMYDNFLMTPQVLPPWSEFTEPVLKLSAFASIEQLDQAYAEWSTWNPEFNMLRSGEFFVDLMHPQSSKGASLQALAESKGIAPSEVIAIGNYFNDLSMITYAGLGVAMDNSPMEVKAAADEVTLSNNEDGIHHVLVKHGLISA; encoded by the coding sequence ATGACATACCGTTTAATTGCACTCGATATGGATGGAACTCTTTTAAATGATCAGCATGAGATTTCGCCACAGACCGCAGCATCGATCAAGCAAGTCGCCGCGCAAGGGGTAGAGATCGTATTTTGCACAGGTCGAACACCAATTAACTCGATTCCGTACATGGAACAGTTAGGATTACACGAGGATGGTTATGTGATTGTCCACAATGGGGCAGCAACTGTCCATGCAGGTACGCGAGAGATTGTGCATCAATTTCCGTTAGCTGCGCAAGGGCTTGATCCATATATCCAGTACTGTCAGCAACATCATATCCATTTTGATATCAATACTGCGTTTGGCTTATACGTGGATTCTATAGATCAATTACAAGCAGATGCTGGCAAAATGTATGATAACTTTCTGATGACACCTCAAGTGTTGCCACCATGGAGCGAATTTACAGAACCTGTGCTCAAGCTAAGTGCTTTTGCTTCGATTGAGCAGTTAGATCAAGCGTATGCAGAATGGAGTACGTGGAATCCAGAGTTCAATATGCTACGCAGTGGAGAGTTTTTTGTTGATCTGATGCATCCTCAATCTTCTAAAGGTGCTTCACTGCAAGCACTGGCTGAAAGTAAAGGGATTGCTCCTTCCGAAGTGATAGCTATTGGTAACTATTTCAATGATCTATCAATGATTACGTATGCTGGACTCGGAGTCGCTATGGACAATTCTCCAATGGAAGTCAAAGCGGCGGCAGATGAGGTCACGTTATCTAACAACGAAGATGGGATTCATCACGTTCTAGTCAAGCATGGACTGATATCTGCTTAA